The following is a genomic window from Aquipuribacter nitratireducens.
GCATGGTGACCGGTGACGTCGACGTCCTGTGGGCGAACCAGCGCACCCGCACGTTCACGTACCTCGTCGCGCAGGACACGACGACGGGCGAGATCGTCGGCACGGTGACGGGGGTCGACCACGTCCTCGCGTTCGACGACCCCGACGGCGGCAGCAGCCTGTGGGCGCTCGCCGTCGACCCGCAGTCCCGCATCCCCGGGGTCGGCGAGGCCCTCACCCGCACGCTCGCCCAGCGCTACCAGGCCCGCGGCCGCTCGTGGATGGACCTGTCGGTCCTCGCGAGCAACACCTCCGCCCTCGCCCTGTACGAGAAGCTCGGATTCGTGCGGACCGCGTCGGTCTGCGTGAAACGGAAGAACCCGATCAACGAGCCGTTGTTCGCTCCTCGGCCCGACAGCATCGACGACCTCAACCCCTACGCCCGGATCATCGCCGAGGAGGCGCTGCGGCGCGGGATCCGCGTCGAGGTGACGGACGGGCGCTGGGGCGAGATGCGTCTCACCCACGGCGGCCGGCAGGTCCTCACGCGCGAGTCCCTGTCGGAGCTGACGAGTGCGGTCGCCATGAGCCGCTGCGACGACAAGCGCGTGACGCGCCGGCTCCTGCAGCGGGCGGGCGTGCCCGTCGCACGAGGGCACGAGGTCGTGGCCGGGGCGGTCGGCGAGGCGGAGGAGGCCTTCCTGCGCGAGATGGGCGACGTCGTCGTCAAGCCCGCGCGCGGGGAGCAGGGCAAGGGCATCACCGTCGGGGTGTCCGGCGTCGAGGAGCTGCGCGAGGCCGTCGCGGCCGCCCACGCCCTGTGCCCCGACGTGCTCCTGGAGGAGCTCGTCCCCGGTGAGGACCTGCGGGTCCTCGTCATCGACGACGAGGTCGTCGCCGCTGCGGTCCGTCGGCCCGCGACGGTCGTGGGCAACGGGCGGGACACGATCGAGACGCTGGTCGCGGCGCAGTCCCGCCGCCGGGAGCGTGCGACGGGCGGCGAGTCGAGCATC
Proteins encoded in this region:
- the ngg gene encoding N-acetylglutaminylglutamine synthetase, giving the protein MSSRRRPRVAGLRGRPGITSQPWSPVPEHLRRDMQRDVLVDMGWGRLVFGQTFHDLTGILDVLRSEETGERDICIYPPDPQVLVGLAPTELFIDPSYTLRLPLHRYRRQTTPPRGLLVRTVGAREELLEANRICASVGMVTGDVDVLWANQRTRTFTYLVAQDTTTGEIVGTVTGVDHVLAFDDPDGGSSLWALAVDPQSRIPGVGEALTRTLAQRYQARGRSWMDLSVLASNTSALALYEKLGFVRTASVCVKRKNPINEPLFAPRPDSIDDLNPYARIIAEEALRRGIRVEVTDGRWGEMRLTHGGRQVLTRESLSELTSAVAMSRCDDKRVTRRLLQRAGVPVARGHEVVAGAVGEAEEAFLREMGDVVVKPARGEQGKGITVGVSGVEELREAVAAAHALCPDVLLEELVPGEDLRVLVIDDEVVAAAVRRPATVVGNGRDTIETLVAAQSRRRERATGGESSIPLDATTEAVVRAAGHAMDDVLPRGEHLQVRRTANLHTGGTIEDCTDDLSPAVRDAALRSARVIGIPVTGVDFLVPDVGADDGFVFVEANERPGLANHEPRPTAQRFVDLLFPGTAQPGRSATMPG